One genomic segment of Leptolyngbya sp. 'hensonii' includes these proteins:
- a CDS encoding transposase: protein MSNKRKQYSSQFKAKVALEAIRGEKTVAELASQYEVHPTMINNWKRQVLEEASSLFEKGSESTKADESQQAQINELYRQIGQLKVDRDFLANRSAQLGLKNEKPW, encoded by the coding sequence ATGAGTAACAAGCGCAAACAATACAGTTCCCAATTCAAAGCCAAAGTCGCCCTGGAAGCCATTCGAGGCGAGAAAACGGTGGCGGAGTTAGCCAGCCAGTACGAAGTCCATCCGACGATGATCAACAACTGGAAACGGCAGGTGTTGGAGGAAGCCAGCAGTCTGTTTGAGAAGGGGAGTGAATCGACGAAAGCGGATGAGAGTCAGCAAGCCCAAATCAATGAGTTGTATCGGCAGATTGGGCAATTGAAGGTGGACCGGGATTTTTTAGCCAACAGGTCAGCACAGTTGGGACTGAAGAACGAAAAGCCCTGGTAG
- a CDS encoding IS3 family transposase — protein MPDHLQLSVVRQCQLLGIARSSFYHRPQAPPEEELTLLKLIDQQYLKTPFYGSRKMRVMLRQHGYAVNRKRVQRLMRQLGIEAIYPKPRLSQAHPQHQVYPYLLRDLKVTGANHVWCTDITYLPVLKGHFYLVAMMDWFKRSPTMVSLV, from the coding sequence GTGCCTGACCACCTGCAACTGAGTGTAGTGCGCCAATGTCAATTACTGGGCATTGCCCGTTCTAGCTTTTACCATCGTCCCCAAGCTCCGCCAGAGGAGGAGTTGACCCTGTTGAAGCTGATTGACCAGCAATACCTAAAAACGCCGTTCTATGGGAGCCGAAAGATGAGGGTGATGCTACGTCAACACGGCTATGCCGTGAATCGCAAACGGGTACAACGGTTGATGCGACAGTTGGGCATTGAAGCGATTTATCCCAAACCTCGGCTCTCTCAAGCCCATCCACAGCATCAGGTCTATCCCTATCTGCTGCGGGATCTCAAGGTCACTGGGGCGAATCATGTTTGGTGTACTGACATCACCTATTTACCTGTTCTGAAGGGGCATTTTTACCTGGTTGCCATGATGGATTGGTTTAAAAGAAGTCCAACGATGGTTTCATTGG